In Miscanthus floridulus cultivar M001 chromosome 5, ASM1932011v1, whole genome shotgun sequence, one genomic interval encodes:
- the LOC136450013 gene encoding CBL-interacting protein kinase 8-like isoform X1 translates to MAGGGGALRRVGKYEVGRTIGEGTFAKVKFAQNTETGESVAMKVLDRSSILKHKMAEQIKREISIMKLVRHPNVVRLHEVLASRKKIFIILEFITGGELFDKIIRHGRLSEADARRYFQQLIDGVDFCHKKGVYHRDLKPENLLLDSQGNLKISDFGLSAWPAQGSSLLRTTCGTPNYVAPEVLSHKGYNGALADTWSCGVILYVLLAGYLPFDEVDLTTLYGKIESAEYSIPAWFSGGAKSLIRRILDPNPETRIRIEEIRNDEWFQKNYEPIKEIENEEVNLDDVNAAFDDPEDDTEDAFEDEAGPLTLNAFDLIILSQGLNLAALFDRRQDYDKLRNRFLSHNPAKVILSSMEVVAQSMGFKTHIRSYKMRVEGLNADKTSHLSVMVEVFEVAPSIFMVELQRAAGDTSEYNTFVNNYCSKLDDIIWKFPTEKGKSRIPRLSKSHA, encoded by the exons ATGGCGGGGGGCGGCGGGGCGCTGCGGCGGGTGGGCAAGTACGAGGTGGGACGCACCATCGGGGAAGGCACCTTCGCCAAGGTCAAGTTCGCGCAGAACACCGAGACCGGGGAGAGCGTCGCCATGAAGGTGCTCGACCGCTCCTCCATCCTCAAGCACAAGATGGCCGAACAG ATTAAGAGAGAGATATCCATAATGAAGCTTGTCAGGCATCCCAATGTCGTTAGGCTACACGAG GTTTTGGCAAGCCGGAAGAAGATATTTATCATTCTGGAGTTCATCACTGGTGGCGAGCTATTCGATAAAATT ATTCGTCATGGGAGACTCAGTGAAGCAGATGCACGCAGATACTTTCAGCAGCTTATTGATGGTGTTGATTTTTGTCACAAGAAAGGAGTCTACCATCGAGACTTAAAG CCCGAAAATCTCCTCCTTGATTCCCAGGGAAATCTTAAAATTTCAGACTTCGGGCTGAGTGCATGGCCTGCTCAG GGATCTTCCCTTCTACGTACGACCTGTGGGACCCCGAACTATGTTGCCCCAGAG GTTCTCAGTCATAAGGGATATAATGGTGCGCTTGCTGATACATGGTCATGTGGAGTTATTTTATATGTATTGTTAGCAGGTTATCTTCCATTTGATGAAGTGGACTTGACTACCCTTTATGGAAAG ATCGAGAGTGCAGAATATTCAATCCCAGCCTGGTTTTCAGGTGGTGCAAAATCACTGATTCGTAGAATTCTTGACCCAAATCCAGAGACG CGAATCAGGATAGAAGAGATCAGAAACGATGAATGGTTTCAGAAGAATTATGAACCTATCAAAGAAATAGAAAATGAGGAAGTCAATCTCGATGATGTCAATGCAGCTTTTGATGATCCTGAG GATGATACTGAGGATGCTTTTGAAGATGAAGCAGGTCCTCTGACACTTAATGCATTTGACCTAATCATTCTTTCGCAAGGATTGAATCTTGCAGCGCTCTTTGATCGCAGACAG GACTACGACAAGCTTCGAAATAGATTCTTATCACACAATCCAGCAAAGGTCATCTTGTCAAGCATGGAGGTTGTTGCGCAATCAATGGGGTTTAAGACACACATTCGCAGTTATAAG ATGAGGGTGGAAGGTCTGAATGCCGATAAGACTAGTCATCTCTCAGTTATGGTTGAA GTTTTTGAAGTTGCTCCATCAATCTTCATGGTAGAACTACAAAGAGCAGCAGGAGATACTTCAGAGTATAACACG TTCGTAAATAACTACTGCAGCAAATTAGATGATATCATCTGGAAATTTCCAACTGAGAAGGGAAAATCAAGGATACcccggttatcaaa GTCTCATGCATAA
- the LOC136450013 gene encoding CBL-interacting protein kinase 8-like isoform X2, producing MAGGGGALRRVGKYEVGRTIGEGTFAKVKFAQNTETGESVAMKVLDRSSILKHKMAEQIKREISIMKLVRHPNVVRLHEVLASRKKIFIILEFITGGELFDKIIRHGRLSEADARRYFQQLIDGVDFCHKKGVYHRDLKPENLLLDSQGNLKISDFGLSAWPAQGSSLLRTTCGTPNYVAPEVLSHKGYNGALADTWSCGVILYVLLAGYLPFDEVDLTTLYGKIESAEYSIPAWFSGGAKSLIRRILDPNPETRIRIEEIRNDEWFQKNYEPIKEIENEEVNLDDVNAAFDDPEDDTEDAFEDEAGPLTLNAFDLIILSQGLNLAALFDRRQDYDKLRNRFLSHNPAKVILSSMEVVAQSMGFKTHIRSYKMRVEGLNADKTSHLSVMVEVFEVAPSIFMVELQRAAGDTSEYNTFVNNYCSKLDDIIWKFPTEKGKSRIPRLSKC from the exons ATGGCGGGGGGCGGCGGGGCGCTGCGGCGGGTGGGCAAGTACGAGGTGGGACGCACCATCGGGGAAGGCACCTTCGCCAAGGTCAAGTTCGCGCAGAACACCGAGACCGGGGAGAGCGTCGCCATGAAGGTGCTCGACCGCTCCTCCATCCTCAAGCACAAGATGGCCGAACAG ATTAAGAGAGAGATATCCATAATGAAGCTTGTCAGGCATCCCAATGTCGTTAGGCTACACGAG GTTTTGGCAAGCCGGAAGAAGATATTTATCATTCTGGAGTTCATCACTGGTGGCGAGCTATTCGATAAAATT ATTCGTCATGGGAGACTCAGTGAAGCAGATGCACGCAGATACTTTCAGCAGCTTATTGATGGTGTTGATTTTTGTCACAAGAAAGGAGTCTACCATCGAGACTTAAAG CCCGAAAATCTCCTCCTTGATTCCCAGGGAAATCTTAAAATTTCAGACTTCGGGCTGAGTGCATGGCCTGCTCAG GGATCTTCCCTTCTACGTACGACCTGTGGGACCCCGAACTATGTTGCCCCAGAG GTTCTCAGTCATAAGGGATATAATGGTGCGCTTGCTGATACATGGTCATGTGGAGTTATTTTATATGTATTGTTAGCAGGTTATCTTCCATTTGATGAAGTGGACTTGACTACCCTTTATGGAAAG ATCGAGAGTGCAGAATATTCAATCCCAGCCTGGTTTTCAGGTGGTGCAAAATCACTGATTCGTAGAATTCTTGACCCAAATCCAGAGACG CGAATCAGGATAGAAGAGATCAGAAACGATGAATGGTTTCAGAAGAATTATGAACCTATCAAAGAAATAGAAAATGAGGAAGTCAATCTCGATGATGTCAATGCAGCTTTTGATGATCCTGAG GATGATACTGAGGATGCTTTTGAAGATGAAGCAGGTCCTCTGACACTTAATGCATTTGACCTAATCATTCTTTCGCAAGGATTGAATCTTGCAGCGCTCTTTGATCGCAGACAG GACTACGACAAGCTTCGAAATAGATTCTTATCACACAATCCAGCAAAGGTCATCTTGTCAAGCATGGAGGTTGTTGCGCAATCAATGGGGTTTAAGACACACATTCGCAGTTATAAG ATGAGGGTGGAAGGTCTGAATGCCGATAAGACTAGTCATCTCTCAGTTATGGTTGAA GTTTTTGAAGTTGCTCCATCAATCTTCATGGTAGAACTACAAAGAGCAGCAGGAGATACTTCAGAGTATAACACG TTCGTAAATAACTACTGCAGCAAATTAGATGATATCATCTGGAAATTTCCAACTGAGAAGGGAAAATCAAGGATACcccggttatcaaagtgctaa
- the LOC136450012 gene encoding uncharacterized protein, translated as MGWAGLGRKCENPVHLVLCRAAAPQAPAADAPDRLCAAAHGSALLLPAAHPMAPPVAGVVRLAAASRVLVLSLYLLARLLFHPYDTSATLHPPCLSSPPLSPDPNTPVSTAISSLAVWDGVHFARPAECGYEYEQSFAFLPLLPASLALLARSLFAPLVPMLGYRAVLVLSGYVLNNVAFVVAAAYFYRLSVLILKDQKAAYRASVLFCFNPASVFYSSLYSESLYALFSLGGMFYLFSGAHTVAVIMLTLSGSARSNGALNAGYFCFQALLQAYDAVVQKKRPLLAMQALVIGALRSIFIFVPFFAFQAYGYLNICVHGSSEELRPWCKAKFPLLYGFIQSHYWGVGFLRYFQVKQLLNFLLASPVLSLAVYSIVHYTKLLHRLLQTTTIHKQIITALEERSVVSYRRSDDVTILSELSAGLTKKAQGNSTVKQRKSVATEKASATFHDTMSPNQNMEENQDACSILLLPFVLHLVFMTFTAFFVMHVQVSTRFLSASPPIYWAAAHILASPSRSSKRWGYLICVYFIAYILLGCLLFSNFYPFT; from the exons atgggctgggctgggctaggCCGGAAATGTGAAAATCCGGTGCACTTGGTGCTCTGCCGCGCGGCCGCGCCTCAGGCCCCAGCTGCTGATGCACCAGACCGCCTTTGCGCCGCAGCCCACGGATCGGCGCTTCTCCTCCCCGCCGCGCATCCCATGGCGCCGCCGGTCGCCGGCGTCGTGCGTCTCGCCGCGGCCTCCCGCGTGTTAGTCCTCTCCCTCTACCTGCTCGCCCGCCTCCTCTTCCACCCCTACGACACCTCCGCCACTCTCCACCCACCCTGCCTCTCCTCTCCCCCCTTGTCCCCGGATCCCAACACGCCCGTCTCCACCGCTATCTCGTCGCTGGCCGTGTGGGACGGCGTCCACTTCGCCCGCCCCGCGGAGTGCGGTTACGAGTACGAGCAGTCCTTCGCCTTCCTCCCGCTCCTCCCCGCCTCCCTCGCGCTCCTGGCACGATCGC TGTTCGCGCCGCTAGTGCCGATGCTAGGGTACAGGGCCGTGCTCGTGCTCTCCGGCTATGTCCTCAACAACGTCGCATTCGTTGTTGCCGCGGCCTACTTCTACAG ATTGTCTGTGCTAATTTTGAAGGACCAGAAAGCAGCTTACCGAGCATCTGTTCTGTTTTGTTTCAACCCTGCTTCTGTGTTCTACTCATCATT GTATTCAGAAAGTCTTTATGCACTTTTTTCTCTTGGAGGCATGTTCTACCTGTTTTCGGGTGCTCATACTGTTGCAGTGATAATGCTCACTCTGTCTGGTTCAGCTAGGTCAAATGGAGCACTTAATGCTGGTTATTTCTGTTTTCAGGCTTTGCTACAAGCATATGATGCCGTTGTCCAAAAGAAAAGGCCATTG TTGGCGATGCAGGCCCTTGTGATTGGAGCTTTGCGCTCCATTTTCATATTTGTACCTTTCTTTGCTTTCCAAGCATATGGATATTTGAACATATGCGTACATGGGAGCTCAGAGGAATTGAGGCCGTGGTGCAAAGCAAAATTTCCCTTGTTGTATGGATTCATTCAGAGCCACTACTG GGGAGTTGGTTTCTTGAGGTACTTCCAAGTGAAGCAGCTGCTGAACTTTCTCTTGGCTTCACCAGTACTTTCTCTTGCGGTTTATTCTATTGTCCATTACACAAAATTGCTTCACCGACTTCTCCAAACAACTACCATCCACAAGCAGATTATCACTGCTCTGGAGGAAAGGTCAGTTGTGTCATATAGAAGATCCGATGATGTGACAATTTTGAGTGAGCTTTCTGCTGGCCTCACTAAGAAAGCACAAG GAAACTCTACGGTTAAACAGAGAAAATCAGTTGCCACCGAGAAAGCTTCTGCAACATTCCATGATACCATGTCCCCTAACCAAAATATGGAAGAGAATCAGGATGCATGCTCCATATTACTACTTCCATTCGTTCTGCATCTGGTCTTCATGACATTCACAGCCTTCTTTGTGATGCATGTCCAG GTGTCCACACGGTTTCTATCTGCTAGTCCGCCGATTTACTGGGCTGCTGCGCACATTTTGGCTTCTCCGAGCCGCTCCTCCAAAAGATGGGGCTACTTGATTTGTGTCTATTTCATCGCATACATTCTCCTAGGTTGTCTGCTTTTCTCCAACTTCTACCCTTTCACGTAA
- the LOC136454718 gene encoding UDP-glycosyltransferase 86A1-like, whose product MRPDIVSSDDLDLLSEGFVGAATGRGLVVPWCCQVEVLSHAIVGGSLVLCGWNSILENAWACVSMLCFPLLTDQITNRCLVVREWRAGVSIGDHGAVRADEVKARIEGVMGGEDGVKLREQVKKLRGTLEAAVAPGGSSRRSFDEFVDELKRRCGGGH is encoded by the coding sequence ATGCGCCCGGACATCGTCAGCTCCGACGACCTAGACCTACTGTCCGAGGGGTTCGTCGGCGCCGCGACGGGGCGGGGGCTCGTGGTCCCGTGGTGCTGCCAGGTGGAGGTGCTCTCCCACGCTATCGTCGGTGGCTCCCTCGTGCTCTGCGGCTGGAACTCCATCCTGGAGAACGCGTGGGCGTGCGTGTCCATGCTGTGCTTCCCGCTGCTCACGGACCAGATCACCAACCGGTGCCTCGTCGTGCGGGAGTGGCGCGCCGGCGTGTCCATTGGGGACCATGGCGCGGTGCGCGCCGACGAGGTGAAGGCGCGGATCGAAGGGGTGATGGGCGGGGAAGACGGCGTCAAGCTTAGGGAGCAGGTGAAGAAGCTGAGGGGCACACTCGAGGCTGCCGTGGCGCCCGGTGGCTCGTCGCGGCGCAGCTTCGACGAGTTCGTGGACGAGCTCAAGCGCCGGTGCGGAGGCGGCCACTGA